A stretch of the Vagococcus xieshaowenii genome encodes the following:
- a CDS encoding YeiH family protein: protein MQKSKKLLPGIILSIMISIVAQLVGRFLPTLGSALIAILLGIIVGNMIGHQEYLDKGTKFSESKLLEIAIALTGLTLSLQSISQIGISGVLYVVLQMSVTILGVILIGKRMGYSLDFRLLMGAGNGVCGSSAIATVVPVISASEKNKGLSITIVNLTGTVLMLIAPILSGYWFHDSIIKSGALIGGNLQSVGQVVASAKMVSDPVTEMATVFKLLRVVLLVVVVLVFSKIKNVSGVEQSSIKRQRINIPWFIMVFFILCVASSTVIHLSDEWVQIVKWLSNQFEIIALAAIGLRVNIHYLLKEGPKAMLYGLTVAVFQMMTAYVLIRLLLP, encoded by the coding sequence AAAATCTAAAAAATTGTTACCAGGTATTATATTATCTATCATGATAAGTATCGTTGCTCAGCTAGTAGGACGTTTTTTACCGACATTAGGAAGTGCCTTGATTGCTATATTATTAGGTATTATAGTAGGGAATATGATAGGTCATCAAGAGTACCTCGATAAAGGAACAAAGTTTTCCGAGAGTAAATTATTAGAAATAGCGATTGCCTTAACAGGATTGACGCTTAGTTTACAATCGATTTCACAGATTGGTATAAGTGGTGTATTGTATGTTGTTTTGCAGATGAGTGTGACCATTTTGGGCGTGATTCTAATTGGAAAACGGATGGGTTATTCACTAGATTTTCGTTTGCTAATGGGTGCAGGAAATGGTGTGTGTGGGTCATCAGCAATTGCTACTGTCGTACCGGTTATCAGTGCTAGCGAAAAAAATAAAGGTTTGTCTATTACCATAGTGAACTTAACAGGTACAGTGCTGATGTTGATTGCCCCGATACTATCCGGTTATTGGTTTCATGATAGTATCATAAAGTCAGGGGCCTTAATTGGTGGTAATTTACAATCGGTTGGTCAAGTTGTTGCTTCTGCAAAAATGGTCAGTGATCCCGTAACAGAAATGGCAACGGTATTCAAATTATTACGTGTCGTATTGCTAGTAGTGGTGGTCTTAGTTTTTAGTAAAATAAAAAATGTTAGTGGCGTGGAACAGTCATCTATCAAGCGACAACGTATCAACATTCCATGGTTTATTATGGTCTTTTTCATTTTATGTGTAGCGAGTTCTACGGTGATTCATTTATCAGATGAATGGGTCCAAATAGTGAAGTGGTTGAGTAATCAATTTGAAATTATTGCGTTGGCCGCAATTGGTTTACGTGTGAATATTCATTATTTACTAAAAGAAGGACCTAAAGCGATGCTTTATGGCCTAACTGTGGCAGTTTTTCAAATGATGACGGCATACGTTTTGATACGTCTATTATTGCCATAA
- a CDS encoding NCS2 family permease: MFKQWKNVDIKKELFGGLTSFFAISYVIIVNSMILSEAGLPPELSVFGTIFISVIGCLLIGLLGDVPIILTTGMGVNSFVTYNLVMDMKMSWQEALAISFMASIICLIVAVTPLIDKMNDSIPESLKHGITSGIGLFLVLVGLENGKIIVRGEQTFMELNSFTNPDMLLTLGALVLTLFLFLKNVQGSFFIGIIIMTIIANLLGLVDVGQNNFSLSAIKDYPDVVAKLDFSSLFSIKFLLGTFSLAMILIFESLGLMNGLLPGLSKERFKKASIINAGVMMFSSILGTSPTIPAAESSTGIQEGAKRGLSSVVAGVLFFVSIFLIPVLSYIPSSALAPVIIITGCLMMSNIQHIDLEDFSDWFSPFLMIVMMGFSMSISSGLAFGFVAYPLVKLFSGKRKELTPTVCIISFLFFCYLLAKVWI, translated from the coding sequence ATGTTTAAACAATGGAAAAATGTAGATATTAAAAAGGAACTCTTTGGTGGCTTGACGTCATTTTTTGCAATCTCTTATGTCATTATTGTCAATTCGATGATTTTGTCTGAGGCAGGTTTACCACCTGAGTTGAGTGTGTTTGGTACGATTTTTATTTCGGTGATAGGATGTTTGTTAATTGGTTTACTTGGAGATGTACCGATTATTTTGACAACTGGAATGGGGGTCAATTCATTTGTCACCTATAATTTAGTGATGGATATGAAGATGAGTTGGCAAGAAGCGCTAGCTATCAGTTTTATGGCAAGTATTATTTGTTTGATTGTCGCTGTCACTCCGTTAATTGATAAAATGAACGATTCGATTCCAGAAAGCTTAAAACACGGGATTACGTCTGGGATAGGGTTATTTTTAGTGCTTGTTGGTTTAGAAAATGGGAAAATTATTGTTCGTGGTGAACAAACCTTCATGGAATTGAATTCATTTACGAACCCTGATATGTTGTTAACGCTGGGAGCACTTGTTCTGACGTTGTTTTTATTTTTGAAAAATGTTCAAGGTAGTTTTTTTATTGGGATTATTATTATGACAATTATTGCTAATTTACTTGGATTAGTGGATGTTGGACAAAATAACTTCAGTTTGTCTGCTATAAAAGATTATCCAGATGTTGTAGCAAAATTAGATTTTTCTAGTCTATTTAGCATCAAATTTTTACTGGGGACTTTTTCATTAGCGATGATTTTGATTTTTGAATCACTTGGATTGATGAATGGCTTACTACCGGGGTTAAGTAAAGAACGCTTTAAGAAAGCATCTATCATTAATGCTGGTGTGATGATGTTTTCTAGTATACTAGGGACAAGCCCAACGATTCCGGCAGCTGAAAGTTCAACAGGTATTCAAGAAGGTGCTAAAAGAGGGCTATCTTCTGTAGTGGCAGGTGTTCTATTCTTTGTGAGTATCTTTTTGATTCCTGTCTTATCATATATTCCGAGTTCCGCATTGGCACCCGTTATTATTATTACCGGTTGTTTGATGATGAGTAATATCCAACACATTGATTTAGAAGATTTTTCAGATTGGTTCTCACCATTTCTAATGATTGTGATGATGGGCTTTTCAATGAGTATTTCATCAGGTTTGGCATTTGGATTTGTTGCGTATCCGTTAGTTAAACTGTTTTCAGGAAAACGAAAAGAATTAACCCCAACGGTTTGTATTATTTCATTTCTTTTCTTTTGTTATTTGTTAGCAAAAGTTTGGATTTAA